A single genomic interval of Streptomyces graminofaciens harbors:
- a CDS encoding enoyl-CoA hydratase-related protein produces MPPPGTVHGKAEDSVGWVTISNPGRRNALSISMMGQLDEILRRLDDDPTVRVIVLRGEGRVAFAAGADISEFEAQQTSAVTRSLAEKTEASLFGGLATLSTPLIAMIHGHCLGAGVAVALGADIRIAADDSRFAIPAARLGIGYPVTLTHALVHAVGPGYAAEILFTGRPLAAAEALHAGLVNRVLPAGELEEATRALAAAIAANAPLTVRAAKAAIKSAVDATRREDAEALVAACAESDDVREGQRAFMQKRRPEFSGR; encoded by the coding sequence ATGCCGCCCCCGGGCACCGTCCATGGGAAGGCAGAGGACTCCGTCGGCTGGGTCACGATCAGCAACCCGGGACGCCGCAATGCCCTGTCGATCAGCATGATGGGCCAGTTGGACGAGATTTTGCGGCGCCTGGACGACGATCCCACGGTTCGGGTGATCGTCCTGCGCGGGGAGGGCCGCGTGGCCTTCGCGGCCGGCGCGGACATCTCCGAGTTCGAGGCCCAGCAGACCAGCGCGGTGACCCGGTCGCTGGCCGAGAAGACGGAGGCGAGCCTCTTCGGAGGGCTCGCGACGCTCTCCACACCGCTGATCGCCATGATCCACGGCCACTGTCTGGGGGCGGGCGTGGCAGTCGCTCTCGGCGCGGACATACGTATTGCCGCGGACGACAGCCGGTTCGCCATCCCGGCCGCTCGCCTCGGCATCGGCTATCCCGTCACGCTCACCCACGCTTTGGTGCACGCCGTCGGGCCGGGCTACGCGGCCGAGATCCTCTTCACCGGTCGTCCTCTCGCGGCAGCGGAAGCGCTCCATGCCGGCCTCGTCAATCGTGTCCTGCCCGCAGGGGAACTCGAGGAGGCGACCCGAGCGTTGGCCGCGGCCATCGCGGCCAACGCGCCGCTGACGGTCCGTGCCGCGAAGGCCGCGATCAAGTCCGCCGTCGACGCGACGAGGCGGGAAGATGCCGAGGCGCTCGTCGCCGCGTGCGCCGAATCGGATGACGTGCGCGAGGGGCAACGTGCCTTCATGCAGAAGAGGCGACCCGAGTTTTCAGGACGTTGA
- a CDS encoding cytochrome P450, translating to MSTASPSPQTASAASGQTGVPEFDIDLFSEDVVVDPYPHYRRLRALGPVAYLASQQMHAVGRYDEVRAVLADDETFISGQGVHFNDVFNELMRGAILTSDGPEHEQLRQVVAHRLTPRALREERASIEAKADALVTALLERDEVLDAVTDIAQVMPMSVVPDFLGFPQDCRDRLIDWALAGLEAGGPPSERHAASIPAAIEMGEYTGGLVAQRRTLPGSLGHDLLAAADRGEVAMDRCPALLIDYFGPSLETTISALGSAIALFAQHPDQWDLLRANPDLAGSAFNEVIRLESPLRAFTRVAGRDTEIGGHPLPKGSRVAVFFASANRDERKWDRPDEFDITRQNADHVALGYGVHGCAGQGLARLEITSVLTRLARSVARLEPAGEPRPVVHSIVRSYTSVPVRLRAA from the coding sequence ATGTCAACCGCCTCGCCATCCCCCCAAACCGCCTCTGCCGCCTCCGGCCAGACCGGTGTCCCGGAGTTCGACATCGACCTGTTCTCCGAGGATGTCGTCGTCGACCCCTACCCGCACTACCGTCGGCTTCGTGCCCTGGGTCCTGTCGCATACCTCGCCTCACAGCAGATGCACGCGGTGGGACGCTACGACGAGGTACGCGCCGTCCTGGCCGATGACGAGACGTTCATCTCCGGCCAGGGCGTTCACTTCAACGATGTGTTCAACGAGCTGATGCGGGGCGCGATCCTGACCAGCGACGGGCCGGAACACGAACAACTCCGGCAAGTCGTCGCCCACCGGCTCACCCCACGGGCATTGCGCGAGGAACGGGCGTCCATCGAGGCCAAGGCCGACGCCCTGGTGACCGCCCTGCTGGAGCGCGACGAGGTCCTCGACGCCGTCACGGACATCGCCCAGGTCATGCCCATGTCGGTGGTCCCGGACTTCCTGGGCTTCCCCCAGGACTGCCGTGACCGGCTCATCGACTGGGCCCTCGCGGGCCTGGAAGCCGGTGGACCGCCTTCGGAACGCCATGCGGCGTCGATTCCGGCGGCCATCGAGATGGGGGAATACACCGGCGGCCTGGTGGCGCAGCGGCGCACGCTTCCCGGGTCCCTCGGGCACGATCTGCTCGCGGCTGCCGACCGGGGGGAGGTGGCCATGGACCGGTGCCCAGCCCTGCTGATCGACTATTTCGGCCCCTCGCTGGAGACCACGATCAGTGCTCTGGGTTCGGCGATCGCGCTGTTCGCACAACACCCCGACCAGTGGGACCTACTGCGCGCGAACCCGGACCTGGCGGGCTCGGCGTTCAACGAGGTGATCCGTCTCGAGAGTCCGCTGCGCGCCTTCACCCGGGTCGCCGGCCGGGACACCGAGATCGGGGGACACCCACTGCCGAAGGGCTCACGGGTTGCCGTCTTCTTCGCCTCGGCCAACAGGGACGAACGCAAGTGGGACCGCCCCGACGAGTTCGACATCACCCGGCAGAACGCCGACCACGTGGCGCTCGGCTACGGCGTCCACGGGTGCGCCGGGCAGGGACTGGCGCGGCTGGAGATCACCTCGGTGCTCACCAGACTCGCCCGGTCCGTGGCCCGGCTGGAGCCCGCTGGTGAACCACGGCCCGTCGTCCACTCCATCGTCCGCTCCTACACATCGGTGCCCGTGCGCCTGCGCGCGGCCTGA
- a CDS encoding CocE/NonD family hydrolase — translation MTMNVYEQDNLGVEVHYLKATPLAASEPPLTPFQPGTTVLPKGSVHVEGGKPLPCDIRLDRDLAIALRDGTVIYGDVYRPTGDEQVPVILVWTPYGKSGGWWNKNMYPTTFGVDPKDLSGLQAFEAPDPAYWCDHGYAIAVVDVRGTGRSGGDLLVWGSAGGRDVYDTVEWLAEQEWCSGKVGMNGNSQLAIMQWFGAAERPPHLAAIAPWEALSDMYRDNAVRGGIPDMDFHNRDILAFLYGENRFEDAAAMLEDYPLMNGYWADKRARIEQIDVPAYVVASWTNSLHTRGTLAAFRGIASTDKWLRVSNELEWVDIADPDNVADLNRFFDRYLKDIDNGWEDTPRVRLSVLDPGGTDQVGRPENEWPLARQEWRTLHLDAADGTLSDKPPTQEAIARYQGNDSTSSVTFTLSFDEDTEITGHLNLHLWVEAEAAEDMDLFAAVYKTDSDGNRLYHYEVRGEEARAAVRAMAEGSHMPAGITYSGPNGRLRVSHRAKDPERSTPAEPYLTHAEEQLLTPGECVPVELALWPTSLLVHPGEHLVVEIAGHPVGDIALPPLPGGNPDIRTRNKGAHLIRTGGTYDSHLLLPVVPPADVHH, via the coding sequence ATGACGATGAACGTGTACGAGCAGGACAACCTCGGCGTCGAGGTCCACTATCTGAAGGCAACCCCACTGGCCGCCTCAGAGCCTCCCCTGACGCCGTTCCAGCCCGGTACCACCGTGCTGCCCAAGGGGTCGGTGCATGTGGAGGGGGGCAAGCCGCTGCCGTGCGACATCCGACTGGACCGCGACCTGGCCATAGCGCTCCGCGACGGAACGGTGATCTACGGCGACGTCTATCGGCCCACGGGCGACGAGCAGGTGCCGGTGATCCTGGTGTGGACCCCGTACGGCAAGTCCGGGGGATGGTGGAACAAGAACATGTATCCCACCACGTTCGGCGTGGACCCGAAAGACCTGTCGGGCTTGCAGGCCTTCGAAGCCCCCGACCCCGCCTACTGGTGCGACCACGGCTATGCGATCGCCGTGGTCGACGTGCGCGGCACCGGCCGCTCCGGTGGGGACCTCCTGGTCTGGGGCAGCGCCGGCGGGCGGGACGTCTACGACACCGTCGAGTGGCTCGCCGAACAGGAATGGTGTTCCGGCAAGGTCGGCATGAACGGCAACTCCCAGCTCGCCATCATGCAGTGGTTCGGCGCTGCGGAACGGCCCCCGCACCTCGCAGCCATCGCCCCGTGGGAGGCACTGAGCGACATGTACCGGGACAACGCCGTGCGTGGCGGCATCCCCGACATGGACTTCCACAACCGCGACATCTTGGCGTTCCTCTACGGCGAGAACCGCTTCGAGGACGCCGCGGCCATGCTCGAGGATTATCCACTGATGAACGGCTACTGGGCCGACAAGCGCGCCAGGATCGAGCAGATCGATGTGCCGGCCTACGTCGTCGCCAGCTGGACCAACAGTCTGCACACCCGCGGCACGCTGGCGGCATTCCGGGGGATCGCCTCGACCGACAAGTGGCTGCGCGTCAGCAACGAACTGGAGTGGGTCGACATCGCCGACCCCGACAACGTCGCCGACCTGAACCGCTTCTTCGACCGCTACCTCAAGGACATCGACAACGGCTGGGAGGACACCCCGCGCGTGCGCCTGTCCGTGCTCGACCCCGGCGGCACCGACCAGGTCGGCCGACCGGAGAACGAATGGCCCCTCGCCCGGCAGGAATGGCGCACCCTCCACCTGGACGCGGCGGACGGCACCCTGTCGGACAAGCCACCCACGCAGGAGGCCATCGCCCGCTACCAGGGCAATGACAGCACTTCCTCCGTCACCTTCACCCTGTCGTTCGACGAGGACACCGAGATCACCGGCCACCTCAACCTGCACCTGTGGGTGGAGGCCGAGGCCGCGGAGGACATGGACCTGTTCGCCGCCGTGTACAAGACCGACAGCGACGGCAACCGTCTGTACCACTACGAGGTGCGAGGCGAGGAGGCCCGCGCCGCGGTCCGTGCCATGGCAGAAGGTAGCCACATGCCCGCGGGAATCACCTACTCGGGCCCGAACGGCCGGCTGCGCGTGTCCCATCGCGCCAAGGACCCCGAGCGCTCCACCCCGGCCGAGCCCTACCTCACCCACGCAGAGGAACAGCTCCTCACGCCCGGCGAGTGCGTCCCGGTCGAACTCGCCCTGTGGCCCACCTCCCTGCTCGTCCATCCCGGCGAGCACCTGGTCGTCGAGATCGCCGGCCACCCCGTGGGTGATATCGCCCTGCCGCCCCTGCCCGGCGGCAACCCCGACATCCGCACCCGCAACAAGGGCGCCCACCTCATCCGCACCGGCGGCACCTACGACTCCCACCTGCTGCTGCCCGTGGTCCCGCCGGCCGACGTGCATCACTGA
- a CDS encoding IS3 family transposase → MRALLDEHPHLGVEPVLRELHIPSSTYYRWRRSETEPCERRRQDTELTGQIRQIHQDSGGIYGSPRVHAVLKREGVHVGRKRVERLMRQAGLAGISPRRSKGFTRRDPDADLAPDLVQRDFTAPAPNRLWVTDLTMIPTLEGPLWLSAIRDAFSRRVVAWETSARADADLVLTSLEYALASREVAPGELVHHADHGTQYTSIKLTTRLVRAGVQASMGSVGDSFDNALAENLWMLIKTECIRGRTFDTRAEANLALFEYIDGFYNPRRIQKRLGYLSPIEFEEKHYADRQRPNQ, encoded by the coding sequence GTGAGAGCGCTCCTTGACGAACACCCGCACCTGGGGGTCGAGCCCGTACTGCGGGAACTGCACATCCCCTCCTCCACCTACTACCGCTGGCGCCGGTCCGAGACCGAACCCTGTGAACGTCGCCGCCAGGACACCGAGCTGACCGGGCAGATCCGGCAGATCCACCAGGACTCCGGCGGGATCTACGGATCGCCCAGGGTCCATGCCGTCCTGAAGCGCGAGGGCGTCCACGTCGGCCGCAAGCGGGTCGAGCGGCTCATGCGCCAGGCCGGCCTGGCCGGGATCAGCCCCCGCCGGAGCAAAGGCTTCACCCGCCGCGACCCAGACGCCGACCTCGCCCCTGACCTGGTGCAACGCGACTTCACGGCACCCGCGCCGAACCGGCTGTGGGTCACCGACCTGACCATGATCCCCACCCTGGAGGGACCGCTGTGGCTGTCGGCGATCCGCGACGCCTTCTCCCGCAGAGTCGTGGCCTGGGAGACCTCCGCCCGCGCGGACGCCGACCTGGTCCTCACTTCGCTCGAGTACGCGCTGGCCAGCCGCGAGGTCGCCCCCGGCGAACTCGTCCACCATGCCGACCACGGCACGCAATACACATCCATCAAGCTCACAACACGCCTGGTCAGAGCAGGAGTTCAGGCGTCCATGGGCTCGGTCGGCGACTCCTTCGACAATGCCCTGGCGGAGAACCTGTGGATGCTGATCAAGACCGAGTGCATCCGCGGACGGACCTTCGACACCAGAGCCGAGGCGAATCTCGCGCTCTTCGAGTACATCGACGGCTTCTATAACCCCCGCCGCATCCAAAAACGGCTCGGCTATCTCAGCCCCATCGAGTTCGAAGAGAAGCACTACGCCGACAGGCAGCGGCCGAACCAGTGA
- a CDS encoding class I adenylate-forming enzyme family protein yields the protein MIHGIRPFLKAVVKGDRSMQGTLAWPLENAARSHGARTAVIERERRLTYRELHDRVRRIGAGMAEAGIQPGSVVAVLLANSLEHLESWLAVPAYGRVLTTLNTRLAVPELAFMLEDSGAEILIVDAPNLEAGRRLRERIPGLRQLLFAGDGTCPDDCLPYESLMADQGVAPPDLDPDSLAVIMYTGGTTAGPKGVMLSHANILSNCKHNFHQDGFQPEDIVLHAPPFFHAAGAQMIHTVTWVGGTHVLLPRFTPTGYAQAVAEHRATVAFLVPTMIHMLLDHLDDHPADFSSLRLVHYGASPMSGKQLRRATKALGCEFIQGYGMTEASPGCTFLSPQDHRRALSGEVPERLNSVGHPLPGVQLEIRDADGRPVADGTVGEIWVRGPNIMLGYLNRPEATSQALVDGWYRTGDGGYRDADGYVFLVDRIKDMIITGGENVYSLEVERVLDTHPEVAEVAVIGVPDKRWGERVHAVVVTLTGTGVTEGDLIEHCRKHIAGYKVPKTVELRTEPLPRSGAGKIRKRELRGKHVRTEPSTAAAQD from the coding sequence ATGATCCACGGCATCCGTCCCTTTTTGAAAGCTGTTGTCAAAGGAGATCGCAGCATGCAGGGAACATTGGCTTGGCCTCTGGAGAACGCGGCCCGCTCCCACGGTGCCCGGACGGCTGTGATCGAGAGGGAGCGGCGCCTGACCTATCGTGAGTTGCACGACCGGGTCCGGCGTATCGGGGCAGGTATGGCGGAGGCCGGGATCCAACCGGGGTCGGTCGTCGCGGTACTGCTGGCGAACTCCTTGGAGCACCTGGAGAGCTGGCTGGCCGTGCCGGCGTACGGTCGCGTCCTCACCACCCTGAACACGCGGTTGGCTGTCCCTGAACTGGCCTTCATGCTCGAGGATTCCGGCGCCGAGATCCTCATCGTCGATGCGCCGAACCTTGAGGCGGGCCGCCGTCTTCGCGAACGCATCCCCGGCCTCAGGCAGCTGCTGTTCGCCGGCGACGGCACCTGTCCCGACGACTGTCTGCCCTACGAGTCACTCATGGCCGACCAGGGCGTCGCGCCCCCCGATCTCGATCCCGACTCGCTCGCCGTCATCATGTACACGGGAGGCACGACGGCAGGCCCCAAGGGCGTCATGTTGAGCCATGCGAACATCCTGTCCAACTGCAAGCACAACTTCCACCAGGACGGGTTCCAGCCCGAGGACATCGTTCTCCACGCCCCGCCCTTCTTTCATGCGGCCGGTGCGCAGATGATCCACACGGTCACCTGGGTGGGCGGCACCCACGTGCTCCTGCCCCGGTTCACGCCTACCGGTTACGCACAGGCGGTGGCCGAGCACCGGGCCACCGTCGCATTCCTGGTTCCCACCATGATCCACATGCTGCTCGACCATCTCGACGACCATCCCGCCGATTTCAGCAGCCTGCGGCTGGTGCACTACGGCGCTTCTCCCATGTCGGGAAAGCAATTGCGCCGGGCGACGAAGGCACTGGGCTGCGAGTTCATTCAGGGGTACGGCATGACGGAGGCAAGCCCCGGGTGCACCTTCCTGTCGCCCCAGGACCACCGAAGAGCACTCTCGGGAGAGGTCCCGGAGCGGTTGAACTCGGTCGGCCATCCGCTTCCGGGTGTGCAGCTGGAGATACGCGACGCCGACGGCCGCCCCGTAGCCGACGGCACGGTCGGCGAGATCTGGGTCCGGGGCCCGAACATCATGCTCGGCTACCTCAACCGTCCCGAGGCGACCAGCCAGGCCCTGGTGGACGGCTGGTACCGCACAGGCGACGGCGGCTACCGCGACGCGGACGGTTATGTGTTCCTCGTAGACCGGATCAAGGACATGATCATCACTGGCGGGGAGAACGTGTATTCCCTGGAAGTGGAGCGCGTGCTGGACACGCACCCGGAGGTGGCCGAAGTAGCGGTCATCGGCGTGCCCGACAAACGCTGGGGCGAGCGCGTGCACGCGGTGGTCGTCACCCTCACCGGAACCGGCGTCACAGAAGGGGACCTGATCGAGCACTGCCGCAAGCACATCGCCGGCTACAAGGTGCCGAAGACGGTGGAGTTGCGCACCGAGCCTCTGCCGAGGTCCGGCGCAGGCAAGATCCGTAAAAGGGAACTCCGCGGAAAACATGTGCGCACTGAACCGTCGACGGCGGCGGCACAGGACTGA
- a CDS encoding NAD(P)/FAD-dependent oxidoreductase encodes MTAPRDVVVVGGSIAAVTAVNTLRGEGFEGHITVLSEEPVPPYTRVPLSKGVLAGRQPPEDIEIGPLPSGVELRLGVRATGLDMRARVVRTTRGDVSYDGLVIASGARARRLGVLGNPVSRELVLRSRSDGLDLRDRLSHVSSVLVVGGGFLGMEIASTCCELGKRVTVVDIVPPLDALIGPYVGALVRESAERVGCRMIVADKVTLLGSPHPCAVATADGRRFEADLVVTAAGDVPNVEWLADSGLRLGRGVHVDERCRAAPGIVAAGDVAACLHLDSGPAGTRIPTWTNAVEQARVAALALLHADDAPRYRPSRYGWTEQFGWDLKMVGAEAPTGKPAVLDGDLTTGHAVLAWPDAEVRHTVMAVNHPTPPAKLKRLLRAT; translated from the coding sequence GTGACCGCGCCCCGCGACGTGGTCGTCGTGGGCGGCTCGATCGCCGCCGTCACAGCGGTCAACACGCTGCGCGGCGAAGGGTTCGAGGGGCACATCACGGTGCTCAGCGAGGAGCCGGTACCGCCCTACACGCGGGTGCCGCTGTCGAAGGGCGTCCTGGCGGGCCGTCAGCCACCGGAGGACATCGAGATCGGGCCGCTGCCTTCAGGCGTCGAACTGCGTCTCGGGGTACGTGCCACCGGGCTCGACATGCGGGCCCGGGTGGTGCGCACGACCCGGGGCGACGTGTCCTACGACGGTCTGGTCATCGCCTCGGGTGCCCGTGCCCGCCGCCTGGGAGTGCTCGGAAATCCGGTGTCGCGGGAGCTCGTCCTGCGCTCTCGGAGCGACGGTCTCGACCTGCGTGACCGGCTGTCCCACGTCTCGTCCGTCCTCGTCGTCGGCGGTGGCTTCCTCGGCATGGAGATCGCGTCGACGTGCTGCGAGCTCGGCAAGCGGGTCACCGTCGTCGACATCGTGCCGCCGCTGGACGCACTGATCGGCCCGTACGTCGGCGCGCTGGTCCGGGAATCGGCTGAGCGCGTCGGCTGCCGGATGATCGTGGCCGACAAGGTGACCCTGCTCGGCAGCCCACACCCGTGCGCTGTGGCGACGGCCGACGGTCGGCGGTTCGAGGCAGACCTGGTGGTGACGGCCGCGGGAGACGTGCCGAACGTCGAGTGGCTGGCCGACTCCGGACTACGGCTCGGACGCGGCGTCCACGTCGACGAGCGCTGCCGGGCGGCCCCCGGCATCGTGGCGGCCGGCGATGTCGCCGCCTGCCTTCACCTGGACTCGGGTCCGGCCGGGACGCGCATCCCGACCTGGACGAACGCCGTGGAACAGGCCCGGGTCGCCGCCCTCGCGCTCCTCCACGCCGACGACGCGCCGAGGTACCGGCCCTCCCGCTACGGCTGGACCGAGCAGTTCGGCTGGGACCTGAAGATGGTCGGTGCCGAGGCACCGACCGGGAAACCCGCCGTGCTCGACGGAGACCTCACGACCGGTCATGCCGTTCTGGCCTGGCCCGACGCCGAGGTGCGCCACACGGTCATGGCCGTCAACCACCCCACACCGCCTGCCAAGCTCAAACGTCTGCTTCGGGCCACCTGA
- a CDS encoding TetR/AcrR family transcriptional regulator codes for MTESTARRPGAHQERSRRSRQDILQAGYTLLAEGGVDALTVAAVAERAGMAVGSIYRRFGDKEGLLLTIQRAFTENLQAEIAERASVERLRLLRDPAVAVAEAVGAHIDAFQAHEALLRVFILLGTRQEEVRKEGARVSVEGNRRFAEALDHVPLAHPDRAAALDFAYRLIYAAVAHRVTQGEFLESDRPLPWSELRSHLQTAVISHLFSAPREY; via the coding sequence GTGACCGAGTCCACCGCCCGCAGGCCTGGCGCCCACCAGGAACGCAGCCGCCGTTCGCGGCAGGACATCCTGCAGGCCGGATACACACTGCTCGCAGAGGGCGGAGTGGACGCCCTGACCGTGGCCGCCGTTGCCGAACGGGCGGGTATGGCGGTCGGTAGCATCTACCGGCGGTTCGGTGACAAGGAAGGGCTGCTCCTTACCATCCAGCGCGCCTTCACCGAGAACCTTCAGGCCGAGATCGCCGAGCGCGCATCGGTGGAACGGCTGCGCCTCCTGCGCGATCCGGCCGTCGCGGTCGCCGAGGCGGTCGGAGCGCACATCGACGCGTTCCAAGCGCACGAGGCCCTGCTGCGCGTCTTCATTCTGCTCGGCACCCGTCAGGAAGAGGTCCGGAAAGAGGGCGCGCGCGTCAGCGTCGAGGGCAACCGCCGTTTCGCCGAAGCGCTGGACCACGTCCCCCTCGCGCATCCGGACCGCGCGGCCGCGCTCGACTTCGCGTACCGCCTGATCTACGCCGCGGTGGCGCACCGCGTCACCCAGGGCGAGTTTCTGGAGTCCGACCGTCCGCTGCCGTGGAGTGAGCTACGCAGTCATCTCCAAACCGCGGTCATCTCCCACCTCTTCAGCGCCCCACGGGAGTACTGA
- a CDS encoding serine hydrolase domain-containing protein: MDKSSPQARLDEAVLQELCERVRREVEEGQLRAASFAVGLDGEVVFARAYGAAVPETPMVVMSPSKTVQDAALWLLVSEGAIRPEDPVAQHVPDFADNGKERVTVEHVMTHTGGFPDAPLDWPEWTDRDRRLQAFSSWTLTQEPGMRYAYHPASGSWVLAEVIARVSGLDHREFLRSRVLEPLGVAGIHGVSLGESAAEQKKVLEHTYFLSDETLTMLPPVFTSSDGTVLTPGGLGETEGRAAGFPGAGCVGTPTGLARLYQAYLHNPGTLWDPAVLADATGHVRVHMTGRWGRPVTRSLSMYVAGEPGARPRSELAFFGSTVSPRAFGHEGQGGNVVWADPDSGLSFAFLTNTVTFMPWEHNDRARELSTLAGRLLG, encoded by the coding sequence ATGGACAAGAGCTCGCCGCAGGCGAGGTTGGACGAAGCGGTGCTCCAGGAGCTGTGCGAGCGGGTACGACGCGAAGTCGAGGAGGGTCAGCTGCGAGCGGCCTCGTTCGCGGTCGGGCTCGATGGCGAGGTCGTCTTCGCACGCGCCTATGGAGCGGCGGTTCCGGAGACGCCGATGGTCGTGATGTCGCCCTCCAAGACGGTTCAGGACGCCGCCCTGTGGCTGCTGGTGAGCGAGGGGGCGATACGCCCCGAGGATCCGGTCGCCCAGCACGTCCCCGACTTCGCCGACAACGGCAAGGAGCGGGTGACGGTCGAGCACGTCATGACGCACACGGGCGGATTTCCGGACGCTCCCCTGGACTGGCCGGAGTGGACCGACCGCGACAGGCGGCTGCAGGCGTTCTCCTCCTGGACCCTGACTCAGGAGCCGGGCATGCGGTACGCCTACCACCCCGCGTCCGGAAGCTGGGTTCTGGCCGAAGTGATCGCTCGCGTCTCGGGCCTGGACCACCGCGAGTTCCTCCGCAGCCGCGTGCTGGAACCACTGGGCGTGGCTGGGATCCACGGTGTGTCCCTGGGGGAGTCGGCCGCCGAGCAGAAGAAAGTCCTGGAGCACACCTACTTCCTCTCGGACGAGACTCTGACGATGCTGCCTCCGGTCTTCACGTCGAGCGATGGAACCGTGCTCACTCCTGGTGGCCTGGGAGAGACGGAGGGTCGCGCCGCCGGATTCCCTGGCGCCGGCTGCGTCGGAACCCCCACGGGGCTGGCGCGCCTCTACCAGGCATACCTGCACAATCCCGGCACACTGTGGGACCCTGCCGTCCTGGCCGATGCCACCGGACATGTCAGGGTGCACATGACGGGACGCTGGGGCCGTCCGGTCACCCGCAGCCTCAGCATGTACGTTGCCGGCGAGCCGGGTGCGAGGCCCAGATCGGAACTGGCATTTTTCGGTTCGACGGTGTCGCCACGCGCGTTCGGGCATGAAGGTCAGGGTGGCAATGTCGTCTGGGCCGATCCCGACTCCGGCCTGTCGTTCGCCTTCCTGACCAATACGGTGACGTTCATGCCCTGGGAGCACAACGACCGTGCCAGAGAGCTCTCGACGCTGGCCGGACGTCTCCTTGGGTAA
- a CDS encoding transposase: protein MPAPRKYPLELRERAVRMYRTAEPKPVIRRMAEELGVHHEALRNWIWQAEADERDDLLTTEEKNELAQLRREVRDLRRANEVLRTASAFFAAQLDPTRSR from the coding sequence ATGCCTGCCCCGAGGAAGTACCCGCTGGAGTTGCGTGAGCGTGCGGTGCGGATGTACCGGACAGCCGAGCCGAAACCCGTGATCCGCCGCATGGCCGAGGAACTCGGCGTGCATCACGAAGCCCTGCGGAACTGGATCTGGCAGGCCGAGGCCGACGAGCGGGACGACCTGCTCACCACCGAGGAGAAGAACGAGCTCGCCCAGCTGCGGCGCGAGGTGCGCGACCTGCGCCGGGCGAACGAGGTCCTGCGGACGGCCTCGGCTTTTTTCGCCGCGCAGCTCGATCCGACCCGGTCCAGGTGA
- a CDS encoding PaaX family transcriptional regulator, whose amino-acid sequence MFLSISRPANPTDAPWGDASRKHDAEIRVNTKKSNTYWVVAYDRGMQEQGVEEVGQAAGPHELVLAFFGLYVFGREVGEERKAPPPVPTQMLLSVLSRLGISESATRATLNRMVHRSLLTRHRQGRASAFELTEEARALVRRGGGRMFSPEPFDHAEGIWTVLSCPVPERLRNVRYHLQGRLSWAGFGVVQPNVWIAPGRVDVEELLDDLPDALGLVEAFHGTPAAPSRPEQLVREAWDLETLRATHLAFLARWEGEELPAAEALPRLLQLHDDWGRLLRADPGLPAAYLGEDWPAHRSTQTFRRHQAELGPLADRQLRALLDAHHPSTGER is encoded by the coding sequence ATGTTCCTCTCGATATCGCGACCGGCGAATCCGACGGATGCGCCCTGGGGTGATGCATCCAGAAAACATGATGCAGAGATTCGTGTCAACACGAAAAAGAGCAACACGTACTGGGTTGTCGCGTACGATCGAGGTATGCAGGAACAAGGAGTCGAGGAGGTCGGCCAAGCGGCCGGACCCCATGAACTGGTGCTGGCTTTCTTTGGCTTGTACGTGTTCGGCAGGGAAGTGGGCGAGGAGCGGAAGGCGCCGCCGCCCGTTCCGACCCAGATGCTCCTGTCCGTACTGAGCAGGCTGGGGATCTCCGAGTCGGCCACGCGCGCGACACTGAACCGGATGGTGCACCGCTCCCTGCTGACGCGTCACAGGCAGGGCCGTGCCAGTGCCTTCGAACTGACCGAAGAGGCGAGAGCGTTGGTGCGAAGGGGTGGCGGCCGGATGTTCTCGCCGGAGCCCTTCGATCACGCCGAGGGTATCTGGACGGTTTTGAGCTGCCCTGTCCCGGAGCGCTTGCGCAACGTGCGTTATCACCTCCAAGGCCGGCTGTCCTGGGCCGGATTCGGCGTTGTCCAGCCCAACGTGTGGATCGCCCCCGGCCGGGTGGACGTCGAGGAACTGCTCGACGACCTCCCGGACGCGCTCGGGCTCGTGGAGGCCTTCCATGGCACACCAGCCGCCCCGAGCCGCCCCGAGCAGTTGGTGCGCGAGGCCTGGGACCTCGAAACCTTGCGCGCCACCCACCTTGCGTTCCTGGCGCGCTGGGAAGGCGAGGAGCTGCCGGCCGCCGAGGCCCTGCCGCGACTCCTGCAGCTCCACGACGACTGGGGCCGACTCTTGCGCGCCGACCCCGGCCTGCCTGCTGCCTACCTGGGTGAGGACTGGCCCGCCCACCGCTCCACGCAAACGTTCCGACGGCACCAGGCAGAACTTGGCCCCCTCGCGGACCGACAGTTGCGGGCACTCCTGGACGCGCATCACCCGTCGACCGGTGAGCGGTAA
- a CDS encoding ferredoxin: MRIQTDTSRCEGHGLCADVAPEVYDLDEDAVVVLRHDVLPEALRAKAEAGARACPVAVLRVVE, translated from the coding sequence ATGCGGATCCAGACCGACACATCCCGCTGTGAAGGGCACGGGCTGTGCGCGGACGTCGCCCCGGAGGTCTACGACCTCGACGAGGATGCCGTCGTCGTGCTCCGGCACGACGTTCTGCCCGAGGCGCTCCGCGCCAAAGCCGAGGCGGGGGCACGGGCCTGTCCCGTCGCGGTGCTGCGAGTCGTCGAATGA